TTTAGGAGCGAAATAGGGAGCGGGACGAGAGTTCAGGGAGCCGAGAAGTCGCCGAGGAGGGTGGGAGGTCGGTCAGCCGGCGGTGCGGCTGAGGTCTTCGCGTGAAACTCCGTGTTCGTGCAGATTTCGGGCGAGCACCCGGCGGGCGCCGTAGAGGCGCGATTTAATCGTCTGTTCGGGAGTGTCGAAGATGAAGCCGAGTTCACGATAGGACAGGTCGGCGTAGTGGCGAAGCACTACGAGTGCTCTTGTTCGGGGGTGAAGTTGGGCGAGGGCAGCCTCGATTTTGAGGAACAGTTGCGCGCGGTCAAACTCATGTTCGGGGGTCTGCGATGCCGACGGCGTTTCGTCCTCGATTCTGGTCCGGTGTTTGCTGCTCTCGATAAAGTTGATGGTCTCATTTATGGCAATACGATAGAGCCAACTGAAAAAGCGCATTTCGGTGCGGAATGAATCGAGGTTTTCGTATGCTTTGAGGAACACGTTTTGGACGATGTCGCGGGCATCTTCGGGATCGAGCACCATCTTTCGGACCGTGCCCAGCACAACCGGTTGATACTTGTCTATTAGCTGGTCGAAAGCGTTCCGGTCGCCGTTGCGGCAGCGCCTGATCATCTCCCTGTCCGGACAATCTTCCATGTATGGCACCGTTATATGTCGCCGGGATTCCACCGGCGGCCGTTAATTGGTTTGGCCGCAAACCTGTTTTTCTATGTCCTGGCGTCGAACTGGTGAAGTGTCACAGATTGCACCCGAGACCGACGTGGGGTGATCGGTTGCGGGGCAGGATACCCATGTATACGGCAGGGGTGGGAGCAGGTTTCTCAGAAATCGAGAGCAGGTTTGATGGCGCCGGGGGCTTGGCTGGAGTCGCCGGCGACCGATTTGCGACAATTTGGCGGCGGAGGGGGGGGGACCG
This DNA window, taken from Bacteroidota bacterium, encodes the following:
- a CDS encoding sigma-70 family RNA polymerase sigma factor, whose product is MEDCPDREMIRRCRNGDRNAFDQLIDKYQPVVLGTVRKMVLDPEDARDIVQNVFLKAYENLDSFRTEMRFFSWLYRIAINETINFIESSKHRTRIEDETPSASQTPEHEFDRAQLFLKIEAALAQLHPRTRALVVLRHYADLSYRELGFIFDTPEQTIKSRLYGARRVLARNLHEHGVSREDLSRTAG